One window from the genome of Candidatus Manganitrophaceae bacterium encodes:
- the pseB gene encoding UDP-N-acetylglucosamine 4,6-dehydratase (inverting) has product MLKGRSILITGGTGSFAKKFVETILLKHPEIERLVIYSRDEQKQYEMAQQWPESVYRQIRFFIGDVRDKERLSRSMEGIDIVIHAAALKQVPAAEYNPFEAIKTNVFGAQNVIDACIEKGVKHVVALSTDKAAAPINLYGATKLCSDKLFVAANNFKGKHDIKFSVVRYGNVMGSRGSVIPFFLEKRKDSILPITDDRMTRFNIVLEEGVKLVLYALQNMWGGEIFVPKIPSYRITDVAEAIAPDAEKRMTGIRPGEKLHEEMITEYDALNTIEFDKYFVILPSLPLWNINDFMRKFGGKPCPPGFRYQSGTNPEWLTVEQIRTLIRSHVDSSFTV; this is encoded by the coding sequence ATACTGAAGGGAAGGTCGATCCTGATTACCGGCGGGACCGGTTCATTTGCGAAGAAGTTCGTTGAAACCATCTTGCTGAAGCACCCGGAAATCGAGCGTCTGGTGATCTACTCACGCGACGAGCAGAAACAGTATGAGATGGCCCAACAATGGCCGGAGAGCGTTTATCGTCAGATCCGTTTCTTCATCGGCGACGTGCGCGATAAGGAGCGGTTGTCCCGGTCGATGGAAGGAATCGATATCGTCATCCATGCGGCCGCGCTGAAGCAGGTTCCCGCAGCGGAATATAATCCTTTTGAAGCGATCAAGACCAACGTCTTCGGCGCGCAAAACGTGATCGATGCCTGCATCGAGAAGGGGGTCAAGCACGTTGTCGCCCTGAGCACCGACAAGGCCGCGGCGCCGATCAACCTTTACGGCGCGACGAAGCTCTGCTCCGACAAGCTCTTCGTCGCAGCAAATAACTTCAAAGGAAAACACGATATCAAGTTTTCGGTGGTTCGTTATGGGAACGTGATGGGAAGCCGTGGGAGTGTCATCCCTTTCTTCTTGGAAAAACGGAAGGACAGCATCCTGCCGATCACCGACGACCGGATGACCCGGTTCAATATCGTCCTTGAAGAAGGGGTCAAGCTGGTTCTCTACGCGCTTCAAAATATGTGGGGAGGAGAGATCTTCGTTCCTAAAATACCGAGCTATCGGATTACCGACGTTGCGGAAGCGATCGCTCCAGACGCCGAAAAAAGAATGACGGGGATCCGGCCGGGAGAAAAACTTCATGAGGAAATGATTACCGAATACGACGCTTTGAATACCATTGAGTTCGACAAATATTTTGTCATCCTTCCCTCTCTCCCCTTATGGAATATCAATGATTTCATGCGGAAGTTTGGTGGGAAACCCTGTCCGCCCGGTTTCAGATATCAGAGCGGAACCAATCCGGAGTGGTTGACCGTCGAGCAGATCCGAACACTGATCAGATCGCATGTCGATTCCAGCTTTACCGTTTAA